In a genomic window of Poecilia reticulata strain Guanapo linkage group LG22, Guppy_female_1.0+MT, whole genome shotgun sequence:
- the six6a gene encoding homeobox protein SIX6a, whose amino-acid sequence MFQLPILNFSPQQVAGVCETLEESGDVERLGRFLWSLPVAPAACEVLNKNESVLRARAVVAFHTGNFRELYHILENHKFTKESHTKLQALWLEAHYQEAEKLRGRPLGPVDKYRVRKKFPLPRTIWDGEQKTHCFKERTRHLLREWYLQDPYPNPSKKRELAQATGLTPTQVGNWFKNRRQRDRAAAAKNRLQQQVLSGGSVRSLADEDGTVDRLGNSSSPEASLSSKAAASAISITSSDSECDI is encoded by the exons ATGTTTCAGCTGCCCATCCTGAATTTCAGCCCCCAGCAGGTCGCCGGGGTCTGCGAGACTCTGGAGGAGAGCGGCGACGTCGAGCGCCTCGGCCGCTTCCTCTGGTCGCTGCCCGTCGCGCCTGCGGCCTGCGAGGTCCTCAACAAGAACGAGTCGGTGCTGAGGGCCCGGGCCGTGGTCGCCTTCCACACCGGCAATTTCCGCGAACTCTACCACATCCTGGAGAACCACAAGTTCACCAAAGAGTCGCACACGAAGCTGCAGGCGCTGTGGCTGGAAGCGCACTACCAGGAGGCTGAGAAGCTGCGGGGCCGCCCGCTGGGGCCCGTGGACAAATACCGGGTCCGGAAGAAGTTCCCGCTGCCCAGAACCATCTGGGACGGAGAGCAGAAGACCCACTGCTTCAAGGAGAGAACCCGGCACTTGTTGAGAGAGTGGTACCTGCAGGATCCGTACCCGAACCCCAGTAAAAAGAGGGAGCTAGCGCAGGCTACTGGACTCACACCCACACAGGTGGGAAACTGGTTTAAGAACCGGAGACAAAGAGACAGAGCGGCGGCTGCGAAGAACAG GCTACAGCAGCAGGTTCTCTCCGGCGGCTCGGTTCGCTCCTTGGCGGATGAGGACGGCACGGTGGACCGCTTAGGGAACTCCTCCAGCCCGGAGGCCAGCCTGTCCAGCAAGGCGGCCGCCTCGGCCATCTCCATCACCTCCAGCGACAGTGAATGTGACATCTGA
- the LOC103458904 gene encoding homeobox protein six1b gives MSILPSFGFTQEQVACVCEVLQQGGNLERLGRFLWSLPACDHLHKNESVLKAKAVVAFHRGNFRELYKILESHQFSPHNHPKLQQLWLKAHYVEAEKLRGRPLGAVGKYRVRRKFPLPRTIWDGEETSYCFKEKSRGVLREWYTHNPYPSPREKRELAEATGLTTTQVSNWFKNRRQRDRAAEAKERENSENSNAGGNKQNQLSPLDGGKSLMSSSEDEFSPPQSPDQNSALLLQGNMSHPGASAYPMSGLGAPQPVHGMHGHPHQLQDSLLGPLTSSLVDLGS, from the exons ATGTCGATATTACCGTCCTTCGGGTTTACGCAGGAGCAAGTGGCCTGCGTCTGCGAGGTGCTGCAGCAAGGAGGGAACCTGGAGAGGCTCGGCCGCTTCCTGTGGTCTCTGCCCGCCTGCGATCACCTCCACAAGAACGAGAGCGTCCTGAAAGCCAAGGCGGTGGTGGCGTTTCACCGCGGGAACTTTAGAGAGCTTTACAAAATCCTGGAGAGCCACCAGTTCTCCCCGCACAACCACccgaagctgcagcagctctggcTCAAGGCGCACTACGTGGAGGCGGAGAAGCTGCGCGGCCGGCCGCTCGGAGCCGTGGGGAAGTACCGGGTCCGGAGGAAATTCCCGCTGCCGCGCACGATCTGGGACGGCGAGGAGACCAGCTACTGCTTCAAGGAGAAGTCCAGGGGAGTCCTGCGGGAGTGGTACACGCACAACCCGTACCCGTCCCCGCGGGAAAAGAGGGAGCTGGCAGAGGCCACGGGACTGACCACCACGCAGGTCAGCAACTGGTTCAAAAACAGACGGCAGAGGGACAGAGCCGCCGAGGCCAAGGAGAG GGAGAACAGCGAGAACAGCAACGCAGGCGGCaacaaacagaaccagctgTCCCCTCTGGACGGAGGAAAGTCTCTCATGTCCAGCTCGGAGGACGAGTTTTCTCCGCCCCAGAGCCCCGACCAGAACTCTGCGCTTTTGCTCCAGGGCAACATGAGCCACCCCGGGGCCTCCGCTTACCCCATGTCCGGGCTGGGGGCCCCACAGCCGGTGCACGGCATGCACGGACACCCGCACCAGCTGCAGGACTCCTTGTTGGGACCTCTAACCTCCAGTCTTGTGGATTTGGGCTCTTAA